A window of Ictidomys tridecemlineatus isolate mIctTri1 chromosome 1, mIctTri1.hap1, whole genome shotgun sequence contains these coding sequences:
- the Kcnip1 gene encoding A-type potassium channel modulatory protein KCNIP1 isoform X2: MGAVMGTFSSLQTKQRRPSKDIAWWYYQYQRDKIEDELEMTMVCHRPEGLEQLEAQTNFTKRELQVLYRGFKNECPSGVVNEETFKQIYAQFFPHGDASTYAHYLFNAFDTTQAGSVKFEDFVTALSILLRGTVHEKLRWTFNLYDINKDGYINKEEMMDIVKAIYDMMGKYTYPVLKEDTPRQHVDVFFQKMDKNKDGIVTLDEFLESCQEDDNIMRSLQLFQNVI, encoded by the exons ACATCGCCTGGTGGTATTACCAGTATcagagag ACAAAATTGAAGATGAGCTGGAGATGACCATGGTGTGCCACCGGCCTGAAGGACTGGAACAGCTCGAGGCCCAGACCAACTTCACCAAGAGGGAGCTGCAAGTGCTCTACCGAGGCTTCAAAAAC GAGTGCCCCAGTGGCGTGGTCAATGAAGAGACCTTCAAGCAGATCTATGCCCAGTTCTTTCCTCATGGAG ATGCCAGCACCTACGCCCATTACCTCTTCAACGCCTTCGACACCACTCAGGCGGGCTCCGTGAAGTTCGAG GACTTTGTAACTGCTCTGTCGATTTTACTGAGAGGAACTGTCCATGAGAAACTAAGGTGGACATTTAATTTGTATGACATCAATAAAGATGGATACATAAACAAAGAG gAGATGATGGACATTGTCAAAGCCATCTATGACATGATGGGGAAGTACACGTATCCTGTGCTCAAAGAGGACACGCCCAGGCAGCACGTGGACGTCTTCTTCCAG aaaatggacaaaaataaaGACGGCATCGTGACTTTAGACGAGTTTCTTGAGTCCTGTCAGGAG gaTGACAACATCATGAGATCTCTCCAGCTGTTCCAAAACGTCATATAA
- the Kcnip1 gene encoding A-type potassium channel modulatory protein KCNIP1 isoform X4, with protein MGAVMGTFSSLQTKQRRPSKDKIEDELEMTMVCHRPEGLEQLEAQTNFTKRELQVLYRGFKNECPSGVVNEETFKQIYAQFFPHGDASTYAHYLFNAFDTTQAGSVKFEDFVTALSILLRGTVHEKLRWTFNLYDINKDGYINKEEMMDIVKAIYDMMGKYTYPVLKEDTPRQHVDVFFQKMDKNKDGIVTLDEFLESCQEDDNIMRSLQLFQNVI; from the exons ACAAAATTGAAGATGAGCTGGAGATGACCATGGTGTGCCACCGGCCTGAAGGACTGGAACAGCTCGAGGCCCAGACCAACTTCACCAAGAGGGAGCTGCAAGTGCTCTACCGAGGCTTCAAAAAC GAGTGCCCCAGTGGCGTGGTCAATGAAGAGACCTTCAAGCAGATCTATGCCCAGTTCTTTCCTCATGGAG ATGCCAGCACCTACGCCCATTACCTCTTCAACGCCTTCGACACCACTCAGGCGGGCTCCGTGAAGTTCGAG GACTTTGTAACTGCTCTGTCGATTTTACTGAGAGGAACTGTCCATGAGAAACTAAGGTGGACATTTAATTTGTATGACATCAATAAAGATGGATACATAAACAAAGAG gAGATGATGGACATTGTCAAAGCCATCTATGACATGATGGGGAAGTACACGTATCCTGTGCTCAAAGAGGACACGCCCAGGCAGCACGTGGACGTCTTCTTCCAG aaaatggacaaaaataaaGACGGCATCGTGACTTTAGACGAGTTTCTTGAGTCCTGTCAGGAG gaTGACAACATCATGAGATCTCTCCAGCTGTTCCAAAACGTCATATAA
- the Kcnip1 gene encoding A-type potassium channel modulatory protein KCNIP1 isoform X5, translating into MTMVCHRPEGLEQLEAQTNFTKRELQVLYRGFKNECPSGVVNEETFKQIYAQFFPHGDASTYAHYLFNAFDTTQAGSVKFEDFVTALSILLRGTVHEKLRWTFNLYDINKDGYINKEEMMDIVKAIYDMMGKYTYPVLKEDTPRQHVDVFFQKMDKNKDGIVTLDEFLESCQEDDNIMRSLQLFQNVI; encoded by the exons ATGACCATGGTGTGCCACCGGCCTGAAGGACTGGAACAGCTCGAGGCCCAGACCAACTTCACCAAGAGGGAGCTGCAAGTGCTCTACCGAGGCTTCAAAAAC GAGTGCCCCAGTGGCGTGGTCAATGAAGAGACCTTCAAGCAGATCTATGCCCAGTTCTTTCCTCATGGAG ATGCCAGCACCTACGCCCATTACCTCTTCAACGCCTTCGACACCACTCAGGCGGGCTCCGTGAAGTTCGAG GACTTTGTAACTGCTCTGTCGATTTTACTGAGAGGAACTGTCCATGAGAAACTAAGGTGGACATTTAATTTGTATGACATCAATAAAGATGGATACATAAACAAAGAG gAGATGATGGACATTGTCAAAGCCATCTATGACATGATGGGGAAGTACACGTATCCTGTGCTCAAAGAGGACACGCCCAGGCAGCACGTGGACGTCTTCTTCCAG aaaatggacaaaaataaaGACGGCATCGTGACTTTAGACGAGTTTCTTGAGTCCTGTCAGGAG gaTGACAACATCATGAGATCTCTCCAGCTGTTCCAAAACGTCATATAA